A genomic segment from Micromonospora echinaurantiaca encodes:
- a CDS encoding DUF4383 domain-containing protein: MARDARGGAVAGRKSAVQLAALAAAGVFTLIGVLGFIPGITTGYDEMNFAGHHSEAKLLGLFQVSILHNILHLGFGLLGLLMARSVAGARIFLAGGGALYLGLWLYGFVINRESAANFIPLNDAVNWLHLVLGFGMLALGLLLSNQLGTGSRLDTPFDRP, from the coding sequence ATGGCGCGTGACGCACGCGGTGGCGCGGTCGCGGGGCGGAAGTCAGCGGTCCAACTCGCCGCGCTGGCCGCGGCCGGGGTCTTCACCCTGATCGGGGTGCTCGGCTTCATCCCCGGCATCACCACCGGCTACGACGAGATGAACTTCGCCGGGCACCACTCCGAGGCCAAGCTGCTCGGTCTGTTCCAGGTGTCGATCCTGCACAACATCCTGCACCTGGGTTTCGGCCTGCTCGGCCTGCTGATGGCCCGCAGCGTCGCCGGGGCCCGGATCTTTCTGGCCGGCGGCGGCGCGCTCTACCTCGGGCTCTGGCTCTACGGCTTCGTCATCAACCGGGAGAGCGCGGCGAACTTCATCCCGCTCAACGACGCCGTCAACTGGCTGCACCTGGTGCTCGGCTTCGGCATGCTCGCCCTCGGCCTGCTGCTGTCCAACCAACTCGGCACCGGCAGCCGGCTGGACACCCCGTTCGACCGCCCCTGA